From a single Candidatus Abyssobacteria bacterium SURF_5 genomic region:
- a CDS encoding antibiotic biosynthesis monooxygenase: MIAVIAKVPVKPELKDEAIKEVKLLMAHVAKEEGTLHYTLNINPNEPNTLVFMERYKDVDALSAHGSSPHFMEFMGKAMSFASGPPDIVTLDEIHSI, translated from the coding sequence ATGATTGCTGTCATCGCGAAGGTCCCCGTCAAACCGGAACTGAAAGACGAGGCCATAAAAGAGGTGAAACTGCTCATGGCCCACGTGGCCAAGGAAGAGGGTACCCTCCACTACACGCTAAACATCAATCCGAACGAGCCGAACACGCTGGTATTCATGGAGCGCTACAAGGATGTCGACGCGCTGAGCGCGCACGGATCGAGCCCGCACTTCATGGAGTTCATGGGCAAGGCCATGTCGTTCGCGAGCGGCCCGCCCGATATCGTCACGCTGGACGAAATCCATTCGATCTAG